One stretch of Juglans microcarpa x Juglans regia isolate MS1-56 chromosome 3D, Jm3101_v1.0, whole genome shotgun sequence DNA includes these proteins:
- the LOC121254361 gene encoding auxin-responsive protein SAUR61-like, whose amino-acid sequence MARKWRERVAVGRKRVHHQVDGSNASTVSKKGYFVFYTADEGRFKVPLGYLNHPIFLELFKKSEEEFGLSSDGPITLPCDAVFMDYVLLLIQNGAAKDFEKVLLNSITIRRCSISASQQGYAVQNLLVSVC is encoded by the coding sequence ATGGCGAGAAAGTGGAGGGAGAGAGTTGCCGTAGGGAGGAAGAGAGTACATCATCAAGTGGACGGCAGCAATGCCTCAACCGTGTCAAAAAAAGGCTATTTTGTTTTCTACACAGCCGATGAGGGGCGTTTTAAGGTGCCCTTGGGGTATCTGAACCACCCCATCTTCCTAGAGCTCTTCAAAAAGTCAGAAGAAGAGTTTGGACTATCAAGTGATGGGCCAATCACATTGCCATGTGATGCAGTCTTCATGGATTATGTGCTCTTGCTCATCCAAAACGGTGCAGCTaaagattttgagaaagttttgcTTAATTCCATTACTATAAGACGCTGCTCAATTTCTGCTTCCCAACAAGGATATGCAGTCCAAAATTTACTTGTTTCTGTCTGCTGA
- the LOC121254355 gene encoding auxin-responsive protein SAUR61-like, with amino-acid sequence MARKWQKLTNIKRKRIAFSKATGGADADNCNASLVAAKGHFVVYTSDQRRFVLPLEYLKEEIFTELFRLAEEEFGLPRYGLHHIALEYVIAMIQQNIVKNLEKALVIAIATRCCPSSSYLPPHLCTPNQQMLICSF; translated from the coding sequence ATGGCAAGGAAGTGGCAAAAACTGACTAAtatcaagagaaaaagaataGCATTCTCAAAAGCCACTGGAGGTGCTGATGCAGATAATTGCAACGCATCATTGGTTGCCGCTAAGGGTCACTTTGTTGTGTACACTTCGGACCAAAGACGCTTTGTGCTTCCTTTGGAATATCTCAAAGAAGAAATCTTCACGGAGCTCTTTAGACTAGCAGAAGAAGAATTTGGTCTGCCAAGATATGGGCTGCATCACATTGCTCTGGAGTATGTAATTGCTATGATCCAACAGAATATAGTCAAAAATCTGGAGAAAGCATTGGTCATAGCCATAGCCACTCGTTGCTGtccatcatcttcatatctCCCTCCACATCTATGTACACCCAACCAACAAATGCTAATCTGCAGCTTCTGA
- the LOC121254362 gene encoding auxin-responsive protein SAUR66-like has protein sequence MISAKKLIRIARKWRKLSSIGRKRIHFLRSDDADMNRSPCNPSTVAERGHFVVYTIDEKRFEMPLAYLYTNIFQELFKMSEEEFGLSSSRPITLPCDSVFMSYVVLLIQKGATKDLEKALINSINISRCSLAPDPCTSEQLLVCGF, from the coding sequence ATGATCAGCGCAAAAAAGCTCATAAGAATTGCAAGGAAGTGGCGCAAATTATCTTCTATAGGGAGGAAAAGAATTCATTTTCTCAGAAGTGACGATGCTGATATGAATCGAAGCCCTTGTAATCCATCCACTGTGGCCGAGAGAGGCCATTTTGTTGTCTACACCATTGATGAGAAGCGTTTTGAGATGCCCTTAGCTTATCTCTACACCAACATCTTTCAAGAGCTCTTCAAGATGTCTGAAGAAGAGTTTGGGCTGTCAAGTTCGAGACCTATCACATTGCCGTGCGATTCAGTCTTCATGAGCTACGTAGTCTTACTCATCCAAAAGGGTGCGACCAAAGATTTAGAGAAAGCTTTGATCAACTCCATCAACATCTCTCGCTGCTCGCTGGCCCCTGATCCATGTACAAGCGAGCAGCTTCTTGTTTGTGGtttttga
- the LOC121255692 gene encoding protein LAZ1-like isoform X2, producing the protein MKTTSYLLGYVAPTWASLVAGSFVLVTLVLSIYLLFEHLSAYKNPEEQKFLIGVILMVPCYAIESLVSLVNPSISVDCEILRDCYESFAMYCFGRYLVACLGGEERTIEFMEREGRASSKTPLLEHSSEKGTVKHPFPMNYFLKPWRLGQWFYQIIKIGIVQYMMIKSLSAILAVILEAFSVYCEGEFKWGCGYPYIAVVLNFSQSWALYCLVQFYTATKDALAHIKPLAKFLTFKSIVFLTWWQAQMGIASIVHLYVFPAKPYALMGDHFTGSISVLGDYASADCPLDPDEVRDSERPTKLHLPQPDIEVRSGMTIRESVRDVVLGGGGHIVNDLKFTVTQAVEPVEKGITKFGEKLHKISQNIKRHDKDRRRTKDDSCIATSSPARKVIRGIDDPLLYGSISDSGFSRAKKHRQKSGYTSAESGGESSSDQSYGGYQIRGGRWVTKD; encoded by the exons ATGAAGACAACATCTTATCTGTTGGGCTACGTAGCGCCTACATGGGCAAGTCTAGTTGCCGGCTCCTTTGTACTTGTCACTCTAGTCCTTTCAATATACCTTCTATTCGAGCATCTGTCTGCATACAAGAATCCTGAG GAGCAAAAATTTTTGATTGGAGTTATCCTAATGGTACCATGTTATGCAATAGAATCG CTTGTATCGTTGGTGAACCCATCGATTAGCGTTGATTGTGAGATACTACGGGATTGCTATGAGTCCTTTGCTATGTATTGCTTTGGGAGATACCTTGTTGCATGCTTGG GTGGGGAAGAGAGGACAATTGAGTTTATGGAAAGAGAGGGACGTGCAAGTTCTAAGACGCCACTGTTAGAACACAGTTCTGAAAAAGGAACTGTAAAGCATCCTTTTCCAATGAACTATTTCTTGAAGCCATGGAGACTAGGCCAATGGTTTTACCAAATTATCAAAATCGGAATTGTTCAGTAT ATGATGATAAAGTCTCTAAGTGCTATCTTAGCTGTGATCCTTGAAGCATTCAGTGTATATTGTGAAGGAGAATTCAAATGGGGATGTGG GTACCCTTATATTGCAGTGGTTCTAAATTTCAGTCAGTCGTGGGCTTTGTACTGTCTTGTTCAATTTTATACCGCTACAAAGGATGCATTGGCGCACATAAAGCCATTGGCTAAGTTTCTGACATTTAAATCAATTGTATTCTTGACTTGGTGGCAAG CACAGATGGGCATTGCTTCCATTGTTCACTTATATGTATTTCCTGCAAAACCTTATGCGCTAATGGGAGACCATTTCACTGGAAGTATTTCAGTTCTTGGAGACTATGCATCTGCTGACTGTCCTTTGGATCCTGATGAGGTTAGGGACAGTGAGCGCCCCACTAAACTACACCTTCCACAGCCAGACATTGAGGTCAGGAGTGGAATGACTATCAGAGAAAGTGTTCGGGATGTTGTTCTTGGTGGTGGGGGACAT ATTGTGAATGACCTGAAGTTCACAGTAACCCAAGCAGTGGAACCTGTGGAGAAGGGGATCACAAAGTTTGGTGAGAAGCTACATAAGATCTCTCAAAACATTAAGAGGCATGACAAGGatagaagaagaacaaaagatGACAGTTGCATTGCCACCTCATCACCTGCACGGAAGGTTATTCGGGGGATAGATGATCCCTTATTATACGGGAGCATTAGTGATAGTGGGTTCTCAAGAGCAAAGAAGCACCGCCAAAAATCAGGATACACTAGTGCCGAAAGTGGGGGAGAGAGCAGCAGCGATCAAAGCTATGGTGGATATCAGATCAGAGGTGGAAGATGGGTTACCAAAGATTAG
- the LOC121255692 gene encoding protein LAZ1-like isoform X4: protein MKTTSYLLGYVAPTWASLVAGSFVLVTLVLSIYLLFEHLSAYKNPEEQKFLIGVILMVPCYAIESLVSLVNPSISVDCEILRDCYESFAMYCFGRYLVACLGGEERTIEFMEREGRASSKTPLLEHSSEKGTVKHPFPMNYFLKPWRLGQWFYQIIKIGIVQYMMIKSLSAILAVILEAFSVYCEGEFKWGCGYPYIAVVLNFSQSWALYCLVQFYTATKDALAHIKPLAKFLTFKSIVFLTWWQGVAIAILYALGLFKSPIAQALQFKSSVQDFIICIEHRWALLPLFTYMYFLQNLMR, encoded by the exons ATGAAGACAACATCTTATCTGTTGGGCTACGTAGCGCCTACATGGGCAAGTCTAGTTGCCGGCTCCTTTGTACTTGTCACTCTAGTCCTTTCAATATACCTTCTATTCGAGCATCTGTCTGCATACAAGAATCCTGAG GAGCAAAAATTTTTGATTGGAGTTATCCTAATGGTACCATGTTATGCAATAGAATCG CTTGTATCGTTGGTGAACCCATCGATTAGCGTTGATTGTGAGATACTACGGGATTGCTATGAGTCCTTTGCTATGTATTGCTTTGGGAGATACCTTGTTGCATGCTTGG GTGGGGAAGAGAGGACAATTGAGTTTATGGAAAGAGAGGGACGTGCAAGTTCTAAGACGCCACTGTTAGAACACAGTTCTGAAAAAGGAACTGTAAAGCATCCTTTTCCAATGAACTATTTCTTGAAGCCATGGAGACTAGGCCAATGGTTTTACCAAATTATCAAAATCGGAATTGTTCAGTAT ATGATGATAAAGTCTCTAAGTGCTATCTTAGCTGTGATCCTTGAAGCATTCAGTGTATATTGTGAAGGAGAATTCAAATGGGGATGTGG GTACCCTTATATTGCAGTGGTTCTAAATTTCAGTCAGTCGTGGGCTTTGTACTGTCTTGTTCAATTTTATACCGCTACAAAGGATGCATTGGCGCACATAAAGCCATTGGCTAAGTTTCTGACATTTAAATCAATTGTATTCTTGACTTGGTGGCAAGGTGTGGCAATTGCTATTCTCTATGCCCTTGGTTTGTTCAAAAGTCCTATAGCTCAAGCTTTACAGTTTAAGTCAAGTGTTCAAGATTTCATCATTTGTATAGAG CACAGATGGGCATTGCTTCCATTGTTCACTTATATGTATTTCCTGCAAAACCTTATGCGCTAA
- the LOC121255692 gene encoding protein LAZ1-like isoform X1, which translates to MKTTSYLLGYVAPTWASLVAGSFVLVTLVLSIYLLFEHLSAYKNPEEQKFLIGVILMVPCYAIESLVSLVNPSISVDCEILRDCYESFAMYCFGRYLVACLGGEERTIEFMEREGRASSKTPLLEHSSEKGTVKHPFPMNYFLKPWRLGQWFYQIIKIGIVQYMMIKSLSAILAVILEAFSVYCEGEFKWGCGYPYIAVVLNFSQSWALYCLVQFYTATKDALAHIKPLAKFLTFKSIVFLTWWQGVAIAILYALGLFKSPIAQALQFKSSVQDFIICIEMGIASIVHLYVFPAKPYALMGDHFTGSISVLGDYASADCPLDPDEVRDSERPTKLHLPQPDIEVRSGMTIRESVRDVVLGGGGHIVNDLKFTVTQAVEPVEKGITKFGEKLHKISQNIKRHDKDRRRTKDDSCIATSSPARKVIRGIDDPLLYGSISDSGFSRAKKHRQKSGYTSAESGGESSSDQSYGGYQIRGGRWVTKD; encoded by the exons ATGAAGACAACATCTTATCTGTTGGGCTACGTAGCGCCTACATGGGCAAGTCTAGTTGCCGGCTCCTTTGTACTTGTCACTCTAGTCCTTTCAATATACCTTCTATTCGAGCATCTGTCTGCATACAAGAATCCTGAG GAGCAAAAATTTTTGATTGGAGTTATCCTAATGGTACCATGTTATGCAATAGAATCG CTTGTATCGTTGGTGAACCCATCGATTAGCGTTGATTGTGAGATACTACGGGATTGCTATGAGTCCTTTGCTATGTATTGCTTTGGGAGATACCTTGTTGCATGCTTGG GTGGGGAAGAGAGGACAATTGAGTTTATGGAAAGAGAGGGACGTGCAAGTTCTAAGACGCCACTGTTAGAACACAGTTCTGAAAAAGGAACTGTAAAGCATCCTTTTCCAATGAACTATTTCTTGAAGCCATGGAGACTAGGCCAATGGTTTTACCAAATTATCAAAATCGGAATTGTTCAGTAT ATGATGATAAAGTCTCTAAGTGCTATCTTAGCTGTGATCCTTGAAGCATTCAGTGTATATTGTGAAGGAGAATTCAAATGGGGATGTGG GTACCCTTATATTGCAGTGGTTCTAAATTTCAGTCAGTCGTGGGCTTTGTACTGTCTTGTTCAATTTTATACCGCTACAAAGGATGCATTGGCGCACATAAAGCCATTGGCTAAGTTTCTGACATTTAAATCAATTGTATTCTTGACTTGGTGGCAAGGTGTGGCAATTGCTATTCTCTATGCCCTTGGTTTGTTCAAAAGTCCTATAGCTCAAGCTTTACAGTTTAAGTCAAGTGTTCAAGATTTCATCATTTGTATAGAG ATGGGCATTGCTTCCATTGTTCACTTATATGTATTTCCTGCAAAACCTTATGCGCTAATGGGAGACCATTTCACTGGAAGTATTTCAGTTCTTGGAGACTATGCATCTGCTGACTGTCCTTTGGATCCTGATGAGGTTAGGGACAGTGAGCGCCCCACTAAACTACACCTTCCACAGCCAGACATTGAGGTCAGGAGTGGAATGACTATCAGAGAAAGTGTTCGGGATGTTGTTCTTGGTGGTGGGGGACAT ATTGTGAATGACCTGAAGTTCACAGTAACCCAAGCAGTGGAACCTGTGGAGAAGGGGATCACAAAGTTTGGTGAGAAGCTACATAAGATCTCTCAAAACATTAAGAGGCATGACAAGGatagaagaagaacaaaagatGACAGTTGCATTGCCACCTCATCACCTGCACGGAAGGTTATTCGGGGGATAGATGATCCCTTATTATACGGGAGCATTAGTGATAGTGGGTTCTCAAGAGCAAAGAAGCACCGCCAAAAATCAGGATACACTAGTGCCGAAAGTGGGGGAGAGAGCAGCAGCGATCAAAGCTATGGTGGATATCAGATCAGAGGTGGAAGATGGGTTACCAAAGATTAG
- the LOC121255854 gene encoding auxin-responsive protein SAUR68-like yields MISAKKLLKMARKWQKLASIKGKRITLPKATGSEIAGSCNTSAVADKGHFVVYNADERRFVLPLEYLNKEIFKELFRMAEEEFGLPRNGPITLPCDAACVEYVVAMIQQNTAKNLEKALAIAIATECCPSSSYLPPHLPISNQQILQICIF; encoded by the coding sequence ATGATCAGCGCGAAGAAGCTCCTGAAAATGGCAAGGAAGTGGCAAAAGCTGGCTAGcatcaaaggaaaaagaattacACTCCCAAAAGCCACTGGAAGTGAGATTGCAGGCAGTTGCAACACTTCAGCGGTGGCTGATAAGGGTCATTTCGTTGTATACAATGCCGACGAAAGACGCTTTGTTCTTCCTTTGGAATATCTTAACAAGGAAATCTTCAAGGAGCTCTTTAGAATGGCAGAAGAAGAATTTGGTCTGCCAAGAAATGGGCCTATCACGTTGCCATGTGATGCAGCGTGTGTGGAGTATGTAGTTGCAATGATCCAACAGAATACAGCCAAAAATCTGGAGAAAGCATTGGCCATAGCCATAGCTACTGAATGCTGtccatcatcttcatatctCCCACCACATCTACCAATATCGAACCAACAAATCCTGCAGATCTGCATCTTCTGA
- the LOC121255692 gene encoding protein LAZ1-like isoform X3 → MKTTSYLLGYVAPTWASLVAGSFVLVTLVLSIYLLFEHLSAYKNPEEQKFLIGVILMVPCYAIESLVSLVNPSISVDCEILRDCYESFAMYCFGRYLVACLGGEERTIEFMEREGRASSKTPLLEHSSEKGTVKHPFPMNYFLKPWRLGQWFYQIIKIGIVQYMMIKSLSAILAVILEAFSVYCEGEFKWGCGYPYIAVVLNFSQSWALYCLVQFYTATKDALAHIKPLAKFLTFKSIVFLTWWQGVAIAILYALGLFKSPIAQALQFKSSVQDFIICIEIVNDLKFTVTQAVEPVEKGITKFGEKLHKISQNIKRHDKDRRRTKDDSCIATSSPARKVIRGIDDPLLYGSISDSGFSRAKKHRQKSGYTSAESGGESSSDQSYGGYQIRGGRWVTKD, encoded by the exons ATGAAGACAACATCTTATCTGTTGGGCTACGTAGCGCCTACATGGGCAAGTCTAGTTGCCGGCTCCTTTGTACTTGTCACTCTAGTCCTTTCAATATACCTTCTATTCGAGCATCTGTCTGCATACAAGAATCCTGAG GAGCAAAAATTTTTGATTGGAGTTATCCTAATGGTACCATGTTATGCAATAGAATCG CTTGTATCGTTGGTGAACCCATCGATTAGCGTTGATTGTGAGATACTACGGGATTGCTATGAGTCCTTTGCTATGTATTGCTTTGGGAGATACCTTGTTGCATGCTTGG GTGGGGAAGAGAGGACAATTGAGTTTATGGAAAGAGAGGGACGTGCAAGTTCTAAGACGCCACTGTTAGAACACAGTTCTGAAAAAGGAACTGTAAAGCATCCTTTTCCAATGAACTATTTCTTGAAGCCATGGAGACTAGGCCAATGGTTTTACCAAATTATCAAAATCGGAATTGTTCAGTAT ATGATGATAAAGTCTCTAAGTGCTATCTTAGCTGTGATCCTTGAAGCATTCAGTGTATATTGTGAAGGAGAATTCAAATGGGGATGTGG GTACCCTTATATTGCAGTGGTTCTAAATTTCAGTCAGTCGTGGGCTTTGTACTGTCTTGTTCAATTTTATACCGCTACAAAGGATGCATTGGCGCACATAAAGCCATTGGCTAAGTTTCTGACATTTAAATCAATTGTATTCTTGACTTGGTGGCAAGGTGTGGCAATTGCTATTCTCTATGCCCTTGGTTTGTTCAAAAGTCCTATAGCTCAAGCTTTACAGTTTAAGTCAAGTGTTCAAGATTTCATCATTTGTATAGAG ATTGTGAATGACCTGAAGTTCACAGTAACCCAAGCAGTGGAACCTGTGGAGAAGGGGATCACAAAGTTTGGTGAGAAGCTACATAAGATCTCTCAAAACATTAAGAGGCATGACAAGGatagaagaagaacaaaagatGACAGTTGCATTGCCACCTCATCACCTGCACGGAAGGTTATTCGGGGGATAGATGATCCCTTATTATACGGGAGCATTAGTGATAGTGGGTTCTCAAGAGCAAAGAAGCACCGCCAAAAATCAGGATACACTAGTGCCGAAAGTGGGGGAGAGAGCAGCAGCGATCAAAGCTATGGTGGATATCAGATCAGAGGTGGAAGATGGGTTACCAAAGATTAG